DNA from Sorangium aterium:
GATGCGCTCGCGCACGTCGTCCGTGCGCGCGACGGCGGCGAAGACCGGCAGCGTCTCCACGCCGGGCGATCGCTTCAGCAGGCGGTGGTCGAAGACGGCGTCTTCCATCTCGAACGGCACCGTGGCCTCGAGCTCGAAGCCGAGGACGTTCTCGACCTCCTTCTGCGCGGCCGCGGGCAGGTCGAGGCGGCGGTAGAACGATTTCTCTCCGGAGAGCGCGATCGCCGCGGCGTCGGGGCGATGGAGCCCCACGGCGGCGCGGATGGCCTCGGCCTCGGAGACGGCGTCCGTGACGGCCGCCTCGCCGAGGGCCTCGACGAAGACCCTCCTGTACGTGGTGCGGATGAGCGCCGCCCGCACCACGGATTTCCCAGCATCTATCCCGAGCAGCCTGTGCATTTGCGCGCTTCTTCCCGGAGGGGTGTCCTATTCGATGCGATAGTAGATGATCGTCCCGGCAGGGTTCGATCGTACCTGTTGCTCGTACGTTTCCGGCGTTGGAGCGGCGCCACCGCTGCCACCGCTGCCACCGCTGCCACCGCTGCCACCGCTGCCGCCATTGCCACCGTTGCCGCCATTGCCGCTCTGGCTGAGCGGCGTCGCCCCCGTGAGGTCGACCACCGCATGGACGCGCACGCGCGTCTCACGCTTGTTTCCAGGGACGATGCCATCGGCGTAGATGCTCAGGAAGTTGGTCCTGTTGCCGAGCGACTTCGTGACGTTCGGCTTGAACTTCACCGCTTCCACGCCCATCGCCTTGAACTGCTGCCCGAGCATCCCCCCGAGCGAGCTGCCCGCCTTCTGGGTCATCGCATCGACATAATCTTTCGGTGTGGGGAAGAGCAGCCCCCCGGTCATGCTCTGCACGAGCGACGCCACGGTGAGGAACGCCGTCTGCTGGTTCACGTCGGTGCAGAGCGTCGTCGTCGCGATATCCACGAAATCGGCGGTGCACGTGAGCCTGAGCAGCGTCAGCGCGTTCGCAGACGAGACGTTCACCTTCTGCTTCCGGCTGCCCCAGACGGTCAGGACCCTCTTGTCCGGGTTGCTCGGATCCGGGTCGACGAACGTCGCCCAGAAGTCGTCGTTCATGCCCCGGACCAGCCGCAGCTCGTCGATCGAGTCGAACGGGGCGTTCTTGCGCTGATAGGCGAGGCCGACCGTCTGGTAGAAGCTGTCCTCTGCGCCGGTGGAGCTCGGGGCGTTCGACGTCGCGTCGCAGGCGAACGTCTGGTCGCCGGGGTCGGCCCAGTCGATGAGCGCGCTGCAGATGGTCGCGCGGTCCGAGAACTGGCCGTCTCCGTCGCGCTCCTCGAAGAGCGCGTTGTACTGCGCGTCGCTCATCAGGCTGAGCAGCTGGTTCCCCACGGCGATCTGATCGGAGATGCCGCCCACGTCGTCGGCTGCGCGGTTGACGTTGATCTTCGAGTCCTCGTCGACGATCTTGAGCTCGAAGCGGCCGCCGCCGGTGAGCCCCAGGTTCTTGCCCGCCGCGCTGCCCTCGCCCGCGGCCTCGGGGGGCGGCGCCGCGCTGCCCTCGCCCGCGGCGAGCTGCGCGTTGAAGGGGCCGAGGAACATGTCGGTGAACTTCCAGACCGGCACCTGGAACTTCCCCTTGATCCCGACGATCGCGAGCATCGGTCCGATCGCCGTGCTGACGCTCGGCTCGGAGGCGATGAGCATCCGCGACAGGTTCACGGCGCTCTTCGCGTAGTACTCGGCCCGCAGCGCGTCGCGATCGGCGAGCGCCGCGGAGAGCTCGGTCGAGGTCTCCTCCTGGAGCTCGGTCAGGAACACGGTGAGCACCGTGATCGCGCCGAGCACCATGACCAGCGCCACGCCGCGCCGGTCGCGCCGCCTCCGGAGGCGGCGGCGCGCGCGTGCGCGCCTGGAGCGCGGCCTGTCTGCGGCGCGGTCCTCGGCGTGGGGGCTCCTCGGGCGGCTCATGGCTCAGTTGGCCCCGAAGGCGATGGGGACCTGCATCGGGAGTGGCACCTTCGACTCGAACTTGATCGGCTGCCCGCCAGGCCCGCCGTTCAGGACCAGCGTCACCCACACCTGCGAGGGGAGCCGGTCGAGCTGCGCCGCCGGCTGCGTCGAGTCCCACGAGTCGACCCACTCCCCGGTGATCGGGTCGAGGTACTGGAGGTTGAAGCTCTCGATGTCCTCGGCGAGCACGTTGACGACTCCGCCCCTCGTCGGCTCGGTGTCGATGGTCCTCGCCTCTCGCCGCACGAGATCGAGCCTGTCGTGCTCCGGGTCGCGCGCGCCGAAATAGCCGATCTCGCACTGATCGGACTCGTGCGCGTTCCGGAGGAGCCTCCGGTGCGCGAACGCGGTGAAATCGACGCGGTCGGCGGGCGACGAGTCCTCGCCGGCGAACGCGGTGAGCCGCGCGACGATGTTCTTGTCGGCCGGCTGGTGCCTGGACAGGAACGCCGTCTGGAGCTCGCGCGAGATGCGCGCGATCGCCGCGCGGCCCTGGTGGTAGCGATCGCCCATCCGCGAGATGCCCGAGCGCGCGCGGCTCATGCCGTCGAACGCGCCGTAGATGAGCGTCCCGATCAGCGCCAGGATGCCGACCGAGACGAGGACCTCGAGGAGGGTCACCGCGCGCGAGCGGCGGCGCCCGCGGAGAGAGCTCGTCCTTCGCGCCGTCACGGTCCACCTCCTCCCTCGCCCGTGCCCGCGTCGGGCTGGCCCATCTGGGGGATCGTGACCCACTGCACGAGCTCGAACGAGTGCTCCCGAGACCCCTGCTGCCAGGTCAGCTTGACCGTCACCCGCCGCGCGCTCGCCTCGAAGATGGGCTGGAGCGTCGGCGCGAGCATGTCGACGAACGGCTGCAGGAGCCCCGAGATCCCGCCGGCCGACTCGCCGCCCCCCGCGCCGCCGCCGACAAGCGATTGCGCGAGATCGTCGAGGTTGCCGCTCGGGGCCGCGGTGCCGCTCGACTCGCCCGGCTTGCCGAGCGCCCCGAGCCCCTCGAGGTTGGTGTCGAGGTCCAGATCGCCGTACTTGGGCTCGGGCATCTCGGGCTTCTCGATGCGCCAGCTGCACTTGATGTTGGGCGACTCGTCGCCCTCGCAGCACGGCCCGCTGTCGGCCTCGTCGAGCGCCGGCAGGCCGTCCTTGGCGAGCCGCTCCTCGAGCTCGGTCATCTTGCAGCGCGCGAGCCCGTTCGCGAGGCTGAGGTTCCTCGCGTGCGCCGCGGCCGAGAAGGCGCCGGCCTGCGCGGAGAGGATCGCCGTCAGCCCGAGGCCGAGGATGGCCACCGCCACCATCACTTCCAGCAGGGTGAAGCCGCGGGCGCGCATCAAAACCCCGTGTCCTCGCGCTCGGACGCCTCGGCGTCGTCGCGCGGCCTGGGCATGCTCGCCTTGCCCTTCCTGAGCTCCGTCTTGCCGGTCAGCGGCGAGACGAGCACCGTCATCACCGCGTCCTCGGTCTCCCCGCCGCCGAGGCTGAGCTGGATCGCGGCGTGCTCGGTCTGGCCTCCGGGCCAGAAGTAGAGATAGGCCCGCCCCTCCGTCACGGGCTCGTCCTGGTGCCCGGTCTCCACCTGGAGGAAGCGCACGCCGCTCGACAGCTCCTTGCCGGGCCTGTCCTTCTCGGGGTTGAAGCCGTACGCCTTCGCCGGCTCGAACGACGGCCGCGGCGCGCGCGGCCCCTTCAGGATCGCCTCGGCCTCCGCCGTGGCCGCCTTCTCGGCCTCCGTCGCCGCGGCGGCGCCGCCGGCCCGGTCGTTCCGCTCGACGAGGAGCTCGCCGGTGGACTCCTCGAGCACGATCATCCGCTCCTCGAAATCGAACACCAGCCGCACCGGCTTCGACTTCGCGTTCGCGTGGGCGTACGCGACCCGGACGGCGCCCGCGAGCAGCGCCGCGCTGCGCTTCAGCCGCGCGCTCGTGACCGCGCCCATGCCGAGCATGACCGAGCCGCTGATGAGCGCGATCACCGTGACGGTGATCAGCACCTCGACCAGCGTGAGTCCCCTCGTCCGGCGGCGTGTCATGGGCGCTCCTGCTCCCGGCGCGGCGCTACATCTCCGCGATCTTGTTGAGATCCGATTGCTTCATGTCATCCCGGATGTCGTCCGGGGTGTTCTCTTTCTTGTCGTCGCCGGACGAGACGACATGGATATCGTTGTTCTCGTCACACTTGATCTTGTACGGCTGGCCCCAGGGATCGTCGATCTTGTTGCCGTCGATCTGCTTCGCGCTGACCAGCGCCTGG
Protein-coding regions in this window:
- a CDS encoding general secretion pathway protein GspK, encoding MVLGAITVLTVFLTELQEETSTELSAALADRDALRAEYYAKSAVNLSRMLIASEPSVSTAIGPMLAIVGIKGKFQVPVWKFTDMFLGPFNAQLAAGEGSAAPPPEAAGEGSAAGKNLGLTGGGRFELKIVDEDSKINVNRAADDVGGISDQIAVGNQLLSLMSDAQYNALFEERDGDGQFSDRATICSALIDWADPGDQTFACDATSNAPSSTGAEDSFYQTVGLAYQRKNAPFDSIDELRLVRGMNDDFWATFVDPDPSNPDKRVLTVWGSRKQKVNVSSANALTLLRLTCTADFVDIATTTLCTDVNQQTAFLTVASLVQSMTGGLLFPTPKDYVDAMTQKAGSSLGGMLGQQFKAMGVEAVKFKPNVTKSLGNRTNFLSIYADGIVPGNKRETRVRVHAVVDLTGATPLSQSGNGGNGGNGGSGGSGGSGGSGGSGGAAPTPETYEQQVRSNPAGTIIYYRIE
- a CDS encoding type II secretion system protein GspJ, which gives rise to MTARRTSSLRGRRRSRAVTLLEVLVSVGILALIGTLIYGAFDGMSRARSGISRMGDRYHQGRAAIARISRELQTAFLSRHQPADKNIVARLTAFAGEDSSPADRVDFTAFAHRRLLRNAHESDQCEIGYFGARDPEHDRLDLVRREARTIDTEPTRGGVVNVLAEDIESFNLQYLDPITGEWVDSWDSTQPAAQLDRLPSQVWVTLVLNGGPGGQPIKFESKVPLPMQVPIAFGAN
- a CDS encoding type IV pilus modification PilV family protein, which produces MRARGFTLLEVMVAVAILGLGLTAILSAQAGAFSAAAHARNLSLANGLARCKMTELEERLAKDGLPALDEADSGPCCEGDESPNIKCSWRIEKPEMPEPKYGDLDLDTNLEGLGALGKPGESSGTAAPSGNLDDLAQSLVGGGAGGGESAGGISGLLQPFVDMLAPTLQPIFEASARRVTVKLTWQQGSREHSFELVQWVTIPQMGQPDAGTGEGGGGP
- a CDS encoding pilus assembly FimT family protein, with amino-acid sequence MTRRRTRGLTLVEVLITVTVIALISGSVMLGMGAVTSARLKRSAALLAGAVRVAYAHANAKSKPVRLVFDFEERMIVLEESTGELLVERNDRAGGAAAATEAEKAATAEAEAILKGPRAPRPSFEPAKAYGFNPEKDRPGKELSSGVRFLQVETGHQDEPVTEGRAYLYFWPGGQTEHAAIQLSLGGGETEDAVMTVLVSPLTGKTELRKGKASMPRPRDDAEASEREDTGF